Proteins from a genomic interval of Zingiber officinale cultivar Zhangliang chromosome 1B, Zo_v1.1, whole genome shotgun sequence:
- the LOC122034274 gene encoding copal-8-ol diphosphate hydratase, chloroplastic-like, with protein MTKRYGGERQEQSWAQQVEETSDGAAGTCCSYFLVPSILGLETVSSSLYNLNRAAQVAFPGEEILARAKSFSYAFLREKQAAHQLLDKWIITKDFPGEVEYALDFPWYASLPRVEARLYLEQYGGGSDIWIGKTLYRMPLVNNDMYLELAKLDFNHCQAHHQLEWLYLQKWYEEAGLGWHGVSRRTLLEDLFLAASCIFEPERKTERLGWVRTLVFSKAISAYFGRDSCTDTMRQALILNFLNVDDCYSNEHGTNRFY; from the exons ATGACGAAGAGATACGGCGGTGAGAGGCAAGAGCAGAGCTGGGCGCAGCAGGTTGAGGAAAC ATCAGATGGTGCTGCCGGAACGTGCTGCTCCTACTTCCTTGTCCCATCGATTCTGGGTTTGGAGACAGTTTCATCCTCTCTGTACAATCTAAACCGGGCGGCGCAAGTGGCCTTCCCCGGCGAAGAGATACTGGCGAGAGCTAAGAGCTTCTCCTATGCCTTCTTGCGAGAGAAACAAGCTGCACACCAGCTGCTCGACAAATGGATCATCACCAAGGATTTTCCCGGGGAG GTGGAGTATGCTCTGGATTTCCCCTGGTACGCGAGCCTACCTCGCGTTGAGGCAAGACTCTACTTGGAGCAGTATGGAGGGGGAAGTGATATTTGGATTGGCAAGACTCTCTACAG GATGCCTCTGGTAAACAATGATATGTATTTGGAGTTGGCTAAGTTGGACTTTAACCATTGCCAAGCTCACCATCAGCTGGAGTGGCTCTATCTTCAAAA GTGGTACGAGGAGGCAGGCCTTGGATGGCATGGTGTGAGCAGAAGAACCCTGTTGGAGGACTTATTCTTAGCAGCCTCTTGCATATTCGAACCCGAACGCAAGACTGAGAGGTTGGGTTGGGTTCGAACCCTGGTTTTCTCGAAGGCCATTTCAGCCTACTTTGGCAGGGACTCATGCACTGATACTATGAGACAAGCACTGATACTGAACTTCCTCAATGTTGATGACTGTTACAGCAATGAGCATGGCACCAACAG GTTCTATTGA